In Hemicordylus capensis ecotype Gifberg chromosome 13, rHemCap1.1.pri, whole genome shotgun sequence, a single window of DNA contains:
- the LOC128336588 gene encoding lipopolysaccharide-induced tumor necrosis factor-alpha factor homolog, which yields MRGRGWTFSNSCQRCLLSSQKRKCFLSFSSLGTDTYCCDCPFDPPPYTCEEVPCDEVGPVSMANNPPVVVAGIFSSKPASTICPCCRQIITTEIVYRVGSLTYAVCMAMCMMGGCMGCCLIPFMTNCCKDVDHYCPSCHYHIYRYKKL from the exons ATGAGAGGAAGGGGATGGACCTTTAGCAACTCTTGCCAACG CTGCCTCCTGAGCTCTCAAAAACGGAAATGTTTTCTGTCCTTTTCTTCACTAGGTACAGACACTTATTGCTGTGACTGTCCATTTGACCCCCCGCCATATACATGTGAAGAAGTCCCTTGTGACGAAGTAGGACCAG TCTCCATGGCCAATAACCCTCCAGTTGTGGTGGCTGGGATCTTCTCCTCCAAGCCGGCATCCACCATCTGCCCTTGCTGCCGCCAGATCATCACCACAGAGATCGTCTACCGGGTGGGGTCGCTGACCTACGCCGTCTGCATGGCCATGTGCATGATGGG CGGCTGCATGGGCTGTTGCCTGATACCGTTCATGACCAATTGCTGCAAGGACGTGGACCACTACTGCCCTTCCTGCCACTACCACATCTACCGCTACAAAAAGCTGTAA